Proteins found in one Pyrus communis chromosome 15, drPyrComm1.1, whole genome shotgun sequence genomic segment:
- the LOC137717277 gene encoding uncharacterized protein: MAHSHYRSQFGDTTFTKVFVGGLAWETPTDEMRRYFEQFGEILEAVIIDDKNTRKSKGYGFVTFRDPESARRACANPNPVIGGRRANCNIASLGRPRPSPPRGRNQGATPYQGNAPQATQSYRGVPPLPPPLPPSAPIIYPSYSYPTYTPADYGHHQHAMYNPQVHQQPQYYPQVYGSSPSSLMGTPYYYHGYSFQSPSPRGTFSSPQAHRMLAPSYLYYPTHNMEPSSSSYPNPPLLPPPPTSRHNPPNFTFPSPDSQNPQHASTETEPGVVTSECTPDA, translated from the exons ATGGCGCATTCACATTATCGATCGCAGTTCGGAGACACAACGTTTACAAAAGTGTTTGTCGGAGGCTTAGCTTGGGAGACACCAACTGATGAAATGCGCAGATATTTTGAGCAGTTTGGGGAGATTCTTGAAGCTGTTATTATTGACGACAAAAATACTAGAAAATCTAAAGGCTACGGATTC GTGACATTTCGTGATCCTGAATCCGCAAGGAGGGCTTGCGCTAATCCAAACCCGGTGATCGGCGGAAGAAGAGCAAATTGTAACATTGCTTCACTGGGACGTCCAAGACCTTCTCCCCCGAGAG GAAGAAACCAAGGCGCCACTCCATACCAGGGAAATGCACCACAGGCTACACAGTCCTACCGCGGAGTGCCCCCTTTACCGCCACCACTACCGCCATCGGCTCCTATAATATATCCATCTTACAG CTACCCAACCTACACTCCTGCAGATTATGGGCACCATCAA CATGCTATGTACAACCCACAAGTGCATCAACAACCTCAGTACTACCCTCAAGTGTATGGATCATCACCATCTTCACTAATGGGCACTCCATATTACTATCATGGCTATTCTTTTCAATCTCCAAGTCCAAGGGGAACATTTTCTTCACCCCAGGCGCATCGTATGCTCGCCCCCTCCTATCTCTACTATCCTACGCACAACATGGAGCCCTCCTCCAGCTCCTATCCTAATCCTCCACTCCTACCACCACCCCCCACCTCAAGGCATAATCCTCCTAATTTTACCTTTCCTTCACCTG ATTCGCAGAATCCACAACATGCCTCAACAGAAACAGAACCTGGAGTTGTTACTTCAGAATGCACTCCAGATGCCTAA